Proteins encoded together in one Impatiens glandulifera chromosome 1, dImpGla2.1, whole genome shotgun sequence window:
- the LOC124922569 gene encoding uncharacterized protein LOC124922569 isoform X2, translating into MRPSQWSEVPNAVSTSKHPNHKHSGSNVFRLLVQREVSPRTRHLRKSLSVDTYRLKCGAKKDARSGLASWLEAESMLHLTAKYCPLAPPPRSTIAAAFSPDGKTLASTHGDHTVKIIDFQTGKCLKVLTGHRRTPWVVRFHPLYPQILASGSLDHEVRLWNAHTAECIGSRDFYRPIASIAFHAQGELLAVASGHKLYMWYYNRQGDASSPTIVLKTRRSLRAVHFHPHGAPFLLTAEVNDLDSSDSSMSSATSAGYSNYPPPTLFLADAHSGQYELILSPIELGHSLAQSEPQTNSFPGEMDNGVAQPAMDMMDTTGAHPEERSNQFLPYVDPAYWELRFLHGWLVGHSQAGQGTNHLPIGGHHEGSSAFGHLENHTSGIPVGMPSNLGQSRLQGRSGFVSATRIGESHVSNNNIRNESDAAHFFVSRIHSELATSLAATPSELPCTVKLRIWKHDIRNTCAPLDAGKCLLTIPHAVLCSEMGAHFSPCGRYLAACVACMLPHVEVDPGLLNQANQETGASTSPTRHPITAHQVMYELRIYSLEKATFGSVLVSRAIRAAHCLTSIQFSPTSEHLLLAYGRRHCSLLKSVVIDGEMTIPIYTILEVYRVSDMELVRVLPSAEDEVNVACFHPSVGNGLVYGTKEGKLRILHCERSHSIIHERSSDIDENMLEVPRYALEC; encoded by the exons ATGAGGCCGTCTCAATGGAGCGAGGTTCCTAATGCAGTGTCAACCTCAAAACATCCGAATCATAAGCACAG TGGAAGCAATGTTTTCCGATTGCTAGTGCAAAGGGAGGTATCACCCAGGACAAGGCATTTGAGAAAAAGTTTATCAGTTGATACCTATAGGTTAAAATGTGGTGCCAAAAAGGATGCAAGAAGTGGTCTTGCCTCATG GTTGGAGGCTGAGTCAATGCTGCATTTAACGGCCAAGTATTGCCCTCTCGCCCCTCCTCCTAGGTCAACTATTGCTGCCGCCTTCAGCCCTGATGGGAAGACACTTGCATCAACACA TGGTGATCATACTGTCAAGATAATTGATTTCCAAACTGGGAAATGCTTAAAGGTGTTGACAGGTCACCGGAGGACACCTTGGGTG GTCAGATTTCATCCTTTATATCCTCAGATACTAGCAAGTGGAAGTTTAGATCATGAAGTTCGGCTATGGAACGCACATACTGCAGAATGCATTGGATCGCGTGACTTCT ATCGACCTATTGCATCTATTGCTTTCCATGCTCAAGGGGAACTTTTGGCTGTAGCCTCAGGCCACAAA CTTTATATGTGGTACTACAACAGGCAAGGAGACGCATCATCACCTACAATTGTATTAAAGACACGTCGATCACTACGGGCTGTCCATTTTCATCCTCATGGTGCCCCCTTTCTTTTAACTGCTGAG GTCAATGATTTGGATTCTTCAGATTCGTCAATGTCATCAGCTACTTCTGCTGGTTATTCTAACTATCCTCCCCCTACTCTATTTCTGGCAGATGCTCACTCTG GGCAATATGAACTTATACTGTCTCCTATTGAACTTGGTCACTCTCTTGCACAAAGTGAGCCTCAGACTAATTCCTTTCCTGGAGAAATGGACAATGGTGTAGCCCAGCCTGCAATGGATATGATGGACACTACTGGAGCACATCCTGAAGAGAGGAGCAATCAGTTTCTTCCTTACGTCGATCCAGCCTATTGGGAATTGAGGTTCTTACATGGCTGGTTGGTTGGCCATAGCCAAGCTGGCCAAGGAACAAACCATCTTCCCATTGGTGGTCATCATGAAGGTTCATCTGCATTTGGTCACCTAGAAAATCATACTTCAGGCATTCCAGTCGGCATGCCATCCAACTTGGGCCAATCTAGACTCCAAGGAAGATCTGGCTTTGTCTCAGCAACTAGAATTGGTGAATCTCATGTTTCAAATAACAACATACGCAATGAAAGTGATGCTGCTCATTTCTTTGTCAGCCGAATTCATTCTGAGCTTGCCACATCACTTGCAGCAACTCCTTCCGAGTTACCTTGTACTGTAAAACTTAGAATTTGGAAACATGATATAAGAAATACTTGTGCACCTCTTGATGCTGGGAAATGCCTCTTAACCATTCCACATGCTGTACTTTGTAG TGAGATGGGTGCCCATTTCTCACCTTGTGGCAGATATCTAGCAGCTTGTGTTGCATGCATGTTGCCTCATGTAGAAGTTGATCCTGGACTACTTAACCAGGCCAACCAGGAGACTGGGGCTTCAACATCCCCAACAAGACATCCGATCACGGCTCATCAAGTCATGTATGAGCTTCGTATATATTCCCTTGAAAAAGCAAC ATTTGGTTCAGTACTTGTGTCAAGGGCCATCAGGGCTGCTCATTGCTTAACATCGATTCAG TTTTCACCCACGTCCGAACATTTGCTACTTGCCTATGGCCGTCGTCATTGTTCACTTCTTAAGAGTGTTGTGATTGATGGAGAAATGACAATACCTATCTACACAATTCTAGAG GTCTACAGAGTTTCGGATATGGAACTTGTGAGAGTCCTTCCAAGTGCCGAGGATGAAGTTAATGTAGCTTGTTTTCATCCCTCAGTTGGTAACGGCCTTGTATACGGAACAAAG GAAGGGAAGCTTCGAATCCTCCATTGTGAACGTTCTCATAGCATAATTCATGAGAGATCCAGTGATATTGATGAGAACATGCTTGAG GTCCCAAGATATGCACTTGAATGCTAG
- the LOC124922569 gene encoding uncharacterized protein LOC124922569 isoform X1 has translation MRPSQWSEVPNAVSTSKHPNHKHSGSNVFRLLVQREVSPRTRHLRKSLSVDTYRLKCGAKKDARSGLASWLEAESMLHLTAKYCPLAPPPRSTIAAAFSPDGKTLASTHGDHTVKIIDFQTGKCLKVLTGHRRTPWVVRFHPLYPQILASGSLDHEVRLWNAHTAECIGSRDFYRPIASIAFHAQGELLAVASGHKLYMWYYNRQGDASSPTIVLKTRRSLRAVHFHPHGAPFLLTAEVNDLDSSDSSMSSATSAGYSNYPPPTLFLADAHSVQRVEAASSVRLLTYSTPSGQYELILSPIELGHSLAQSEPQTNSFPGEMDNGVAQPAMDMMDTTGAHPEERSNQFLPYVDPAYWELRFLHGWLVGHSQAGQGTNHLPIGGHHEGSSAFGHLENHTSGIPVGMPSNLGQSRLQGRSGFVSATRIGESHVSNNNIRNESDAAHFFVSRIHSELATSLAATPSELPCTVKLRIWKHDIRNTCAPLDAGKCLLTIPHAVLCSEMGAHFSPCGRYLAACVACMLPHVEVDPGLLNQANQETGASTSPTRHPITAHQVMYELRIYSLEKATFGSVLVSRAIRAAHCLTSIQFSPTSEHLLLAYGRRHCSLLKSVVIDGEMTIPIYTILEVYRVSDMELVRVLPSAEDEVNVACFHPSVGNGLVYGTKEGKLRILHCERSHSIIHERSSDIDENMLEVPRYALEC, from the exons ATGAGGCCGTCTCAATGGAGCGAGGTTCCTAATGCAGTGTCAACCTCAAAACATCCGAATCATAAGCACAG TGGAAGCAATGTTTTCCGATTGCTAGTGCAAAGGGAGGTATCACCCAGGACAAGGCATTTGAGAAAAAGTTTATCAGTTGATACCTATAGGTTAAAATGTGGTGCCAAAAAGGATGCAAGAAGTGGTCTTGCCTCATG GTTGGAGGCTGAGTCAATGCTGCATTTAACGGCCAAGTATTGCCCTCTCGCCCCTCCTCCTAGGTCAACTATTGCTGCCGCCTTCAGCCCTGATGGGAAGACACTTGCATCAACACA TGGTGATCATACTGTCAAGATAATTGATTTCCAAACTGGGAAATGCTTAAAGGTGTTGACAGGTCACCGGAGGACACCTTGGGTG GTCAGATTTCATCCTTTATATCCTCAGATACTAGCAAGTGGAAGTTTAGATCATGAAGTTCGGCTATGGAACGCACATACTGCAGAATGCATTGGATCGCGTGACTTCT ATCGACCTATTGCATCTATTGCTTTCCATGCTCAAGGGGAACTTTTGGCTGTAGCCTCAGGCCACAAA CTTTATATGTGGTACTACAACAGGCAAGGAGACGCATCATCACCTACAATTGTATTAAAGACACGTCGATCACTACGGGCTGTCCATTTTCATCCTCATGGTGCCCCCTTTCTTTTAACTGCTGAG GTCAATGATTTGGATTCTTCAGATTCGTCAATGTCATCAGCTACTTCTGCTGGTTATTCTAACTATCCTCCCCCTACTCTATTTCTGGCAGATGCTCACTCTG TGCAGAGAGTAGAGGCTGCTTCCTCAGTGCGGCTCCTCACATATTCTACTCCCTCAGGGCAATATGAACTTATACTGTCTCCTATTGAACTTGGTCACTCTCTTGCACAAAGTGAGCCTCAGACTAATTCCTTTCCTGGAGAAATGGACAATGGTGTAGCCCAGCCTGCAATGGATATGATGGACACTACTGGAGCACATCCTGAAGAGAGGAGCAATCAGTTTCTTCCTTACGTCGATCCAGCCTATTGGGAATTGAGGTTCTTACATGGCTGGTTGGTTGGCCATAGCCAAGCTGGCCAAGGAACAAACCATCTTCCCATTGGTGGTCATCATGAAGGTTCATCTGCATTTGGTCACCTAGAAAATCATACTTCAGGCATTCCAGTCGGCATGCCATCCAACTTGGGCCAATCTAGACTCCAAGGAAGATCTGGCTTTGTCTCAGCAACTAGAATTGGTGAATCTCATGTTTCAAATAACAACATACGCAATGAAAGTGATGCTGCTCATTTCTTTGTCAGCCGAATTCATTCTGAGCTTGCCACATCACTTGCAGCAACTCCTTCCGAGTTACCTTGTACTGTAAAACTTAGAATTTGGAAACATGATATAAGAAATACTTGTGCACCTCTTGATGCTGGGAAATGCCTCTTAACCATTCCACATGCTGTACTTTGTAG TGAGATGGGTGCCCATTTCTCACCTTGTGGCAGATATCTAGCAGCTTGTGTTGCATGCATGTTGCCTCATGTAGAAGTTGATCCTGGACTACTTAACCAGGCCAACCAGGAGACTGGGGCTTCAACATCCCCAACAAGACATCCGATCACGGCTCATCAAGTCATGTATGAGCTTCGTATATATTCCCTTGAAAAAGCAAC ATTTGGTTCAGTACTTGTGTCAAGGGCCATCAGGGCTGCTCATTGCTTAACATCGATTCAG TTTTCACCCACGTCCGAACATTTGCTACTTGCCTATGGCCGTCGTCATTGTTCACTTCTTAAGAGTGTTGTGATTGATGGAGAAATGACAATACCTATCTACACAATTCTAGAG GTCTACAGAGTTTCGGATATGGAACTTGTGAGAGTCCTTCCAAGTGCCGAGGATGAAGTTAATGTAGCTTGTTTTCATCCCTCAGTTGGTAACGGCCTTGTATACGGAACAAAG GAAGGGAAGCTTCGAATCCTCCATTGTGAACGTTCTCATAGCATAATTCATGAGAGATCCAGTGATATTGATGAGAACATGCTTGAG GTCCCAAGATATGCACTTGAATGCTAG
- the LOC124921481 gene encoding small acidic protein 1, protein MKPSPVDYFGEFDDPNSTMAMDVDDIDALEFFGDGSIAIDNKLADADFFNAFEDDFDDSDIS, encoded by the coding sequence atgaagccATCGCCGGTGGACTACTTTGGAGAATTTGACGATCCTAATTCAACGATGGCCATGGACGTCGATGATATCGATGCGCTTGAGTTTTTCGGAGACGGATCTATCGCCATCGACAACAAGCTCGCTGACGCCGACTTCTTCAACGCCTTCGAGGACGACTTTGACGACTCCGACATCAGTTGA
- the LOC124925904 gene encoding secreted RxLR effector protein 161-like, with translation MSDAKSVNVAPASHFVLSKDQYPKTETEITEMKNVPHSNAIRSVMYLMISTRPDIAYTDSFLSRFMSNFSMPHWNALKWLLRYLKTTIDVGLTFSKFSLGTRLVGYVDSNYANDRNNRKSTTSYVFILCGSCISWKSQLQPIVALSTTKSEYVAATEAFKETIWLRVVLSKIDFLDKNMFDPCDFRMLYALAVDLCDFSHALCSFPWSL, from the exons atGTCTGATGCTAAATCTGTGAATGTGGCTCCTGCTTCCCACTTTGTGTTAAGTAAGGATCAATATCCTAAGactgaaactgaaataactgaaatgaagaatgtgcctCATTCCAATGCTATAAGGTCTGTTATGTATCTCATGATTAGCACTAGGCCTGATATTGCATATACAGATAGTTTCTTGAGTAGATTTATGTCTAACTTTAGTATGCCTCATTGGAATGCTTTGAAATGGcttttgagatatctaaaaACCACTATTGATGTTGGCTTGACTTTCTCTAAGTTTTCTCTAGGTACTAGGTTGGTTGGTTATGTGGATTCCAATTATGCTAATGATAGGAATAATAGAAAGTCTACTACTTCCTATGTGTTTATTTTGTGTGGCTCTTGCATAAGTTGGAAGTCTCAACTTCAACCCATTGTTGCTTTATCTACTACAAAATCTGAGTATGTAGCTGCCACTGAAGCTTTTAAGGAAACAATTTGGCTTAGAGTTGTTTTGTCTAAAATTGATTTTCTTGACAAAAATATG TTTGATccttgtgattttcgcatgctttatGCTCTTGCggttgatctttgtgatttttcgcatgctttgtgctctttcCCCTGGTCTTTGTGA